The following proteins are co-located in the Armatimonadota bacterium genome:
- a CDS encoding TfoX/Sxy family protein translates to MRIYSRNLVQRGRDKFYPYCRYNLMVYRPLRYEQVMKAAEAYDVRARRMFNGMGVYTGEKMFAFLYNEDVGLKLCPDDLQKALEIPGAELMRTDPSAEPMKEYVRMPKAVLDNHEQFCFWIELSANYAQAKQVN, encoded by the coding sequence ATGAGAATCTATTCTCGAAACCTCGTTCAACGAGGACGTGATAAGTTCTATCCTTATTGCCGGTACAACCTGATGGTTTACAGACCCCTACGCTACGAGCAAGTGATGAAAGCCGCCGAGGCCTATGATGTTCGAGCACGGCGAATGTTCAACGGGATGGGAGTCTACACGGGCGAGAAGATGTTCGCCTTTCTGTACAACGAGGACGTTGGGCTCAAACTCTGCCCCGATGATCTTCAGAAAGCTCTCGAGATTCCTGGTGCCGAATTGATGCGCACCGATCCCAGCGCGGAGCCAATGAAGGAATATGTGCGGATGCCCAAAGCCGTGCTGGACAACCACGAGCAGTTTTGCTTCTGGATTGAGCTGAGCGCAAACTACGCTCAGGCCAAACAAGTGAATTGA
- a CDS encoding hydroxyacid dehydrogenase: MKVLVADKFEDIGLAGLRDLGVEVEYNPDLKDASLVEAIKEHAPSVLVVRSTKVPAEAINDSSLGLIIRAGAGYNTIDVQAASNNGVYVANCPGKNSHAVAELAFGLILNCDRQIADNVIELRNGVWNKKKFSKSRGLYGRTLGLVGMGMIGQAMVPVAKAFGMNVVSFSRWMTADVAAALGIGRSESLNEVAEVADVISVHVALTPQTKGMLNKAFFDRLKPGTIFINTSRAEVVDQAALEEAVKSGKVRAGLDVFEGEPSGGEGTYEGSMRDLQGAYCTHHIGASTDEAQNAVALEVVRIVRDYRTTGHPPNVVNIPSGDAATHLLVIRHADRVGVLADILVALKSDGVNVQEMENIVLGPSHAAIAQIAVTKSPSPSIIHSIRNNANVFDIQVIEIVKS, encoded by the coding sequence ATGAAGGTTTTAGTTGCCGATAAGTTCGAAGATATTGGTCTAGCCGGGCTACGTGACCTCGGAGTCGAGGTCGAATACAACCCAGACCTCAAGGATGCGTCTCTGGTCGAGGCGATCAAAGAGCACGCGCCATCCGTACTTGTGGTCCGCTCCACCAAGGTCCCAGCCGAAGCGATCAACGATTCCAGCCTCGGGCTCATCATCCGCGCGGGTGCCGGATACAACACGATCGACGTCCAAGCCGCAAGCAACAATGGCGTTTACGTCGCCAACTGTCCGGGCAAAAACAGCCACGCAGTCGCCGAACTCGCATTTGGACTCATCCTAAACTGTGACCGACAGATCGCCGACAACGTGATTGAACTCCGAAACGGCGTTTGGAACAAAAAGAAATTTAGCAAGAGTCGAGGTCTGTATGGCCGAACTCTCGGCTTGGTCGGTATGGGGATGATCGGCCAGGCCATGGTTCCTGTTGCAAAGGCATTCGGCATGAATGTCGTCTCGTTTAGCCGATGGATGACCGCAGATGTGGCCGCCGCACTCGGCATCGGTCGAAGTGAATCACTCAACGAAGTCGCCGAAGTTGCGGACGTGATCTCCGTACACGTTGCGCTCACTCCACAGACCAAGGGCATGCTCAACAAGGCCTTTTTTGACCGATTGAAGCCTGGCACGATTTTCATCAACACAAGCCGCGCCGAAGTCGTGGATCAAGCCGCACTGGAAGAGGCCGTAAAGTCCGGCAAAGTGCGCGCTGGTCTAGACGTTTTTGAAGGCGAACCATCCGGTGGAGAGGGAACCTATGAAGGTTCAATGCGCGATCTCCAAGGCGCGTACTGCACCCATCACATCGGCGCCAGTACAGATGAGGCTCAAAACGCAGTCGCGCTCGAAGTGGTTCGAATTGTTCGCGATTACCGAACGACTGGACATCCGCCAAATGTGGTCAATATTCCGTCCGGCGATGCGGCAACTCATCTCCTGGTGATCCGGCATGCGGACCGAGTCGGAGTGCTCGCCGATATTTTGGTCGCGCTGAAATCCGACGGAGTCAATGTGCAGGAAATGGAGAACATCGTGCTCGGTCCTAGCCACGCGGCGATCGCACAAATCGCGGTTACTAAATCACCGTCGCCAAGCATCATCCACTCAATCCGCAACAACGCGAACGTGTTTGATATTCAGGTAATCGAGATCGTCAAAAGCTGA
- a CDS encoding S8 family serine peptidase: MKRSSQLFHVLGRALALGAIALGVATANAQTPAQVSAYAANLKAVAEAQRQQALFWAAANNWPVDVTLPNGVHGSIRRVEGGRPIYMYTMDRDQAKTISAASVWPGGGLGLSLTGAGITLGVWDGGVADSIPEFGSRLTVKDGGPVGGHPTNTASIAACTGLLADARGMAYTANIWAYDWNNDLAEMTTGASQGVRVSNHSYGTNVGWIFGARGDGKWVWFGDPAISTTTESSLGYYNNEARAWDDMLYNSPNFMACASAGNSRNEGPDTQPIDHWVFENGAWASSQVVRDLDGVGPGYDSLNLEKSAKNLVVVGATRKNPAGYTGPSSVVMSSFSCWGPTDDGRIKPDVVAPGVNIVVAEPGGGYSAGDGTSFSSPAVCGATAQLLGHFATTLNRTPRGATMRGLLIHTADEAGANPGPDYAFGWGQINVATAADVISKAAFNPNVIAERRLNSGGTINIPIQIGAGSALKVTICWTDPAGNVVAETLNDRTPKLVNDLDLRVINTDTNTTYLPWKLDPNNPANAATRGDNIVDNVEQVLVNNPTSGNYNIRVSHKGTGLRPSGSQDVTVIISAPIAGDLERVTVDPGSVIGGVEQAIGTVYMFTSRSTPTTVTLFTNNTAAVSVPRTVVIPANQTQASFTIGTRSVQNAVTASIVAGNNSGSVSSELTVTPVNMSGALVLSTNEIIGGLGLTGTVNLSSPAPAGGATIYLSSSRPTIAKPTRNWVLIPAGQTSITFNITTKSLVEPVDLDITARRGSVSTSAPLRVVRANLMSVTTSAAVITGGTSLTGTVTLDGPAPSGGATVLLSSSNTAVARVAARVVIPSGRTSANFTISTTRPGVATPATISATRFGVTQTRTITVNP; the protein is encoded by the coding sequence ATGAAGCGGAGTAGTCAACTCTTTCACGTGCTTGGGCGTGCGCTGGCTCTGGGTGCAATCGCACTCGGCGTAGCGACTGCGAACGCGCAAACACCGGCGCAAGTTTCTGCATACGCTGCCAACCTGAAGGCAGTCGCGGAAGCACAGCGTCAACAAGCATTATTTTGGGCGGCGGCCAATAACTGGCCAGTCGATGTGACCCTACCAAACGGCGTTCACGGTTCGATTCGAAGAGTCGAGGGTGGACGCCCAATTTATATGTACACCATGGACCGAGACCAAGCCAAAACGATCAGTGCGGCTTCGGTTTGGCCAGGTGGCGGCCTGGGCTTATCGCTCACCGGTGCCGGCATTACGCTCGGTGTTTGGGACGGCGGCGTTGCTGACTCGATCCCTGAGTTTGGTTCACGATTGACCGTCAAAGACGGCGGGCCAGTTGGTGGTCACCCTACCAATACGGCTAGCATTGCAGCTTGCACAGGCTTGCTTGCTGATGCTCGTGGTATGGCTTACACCGCCAACATTTGGGCATACGATTGGAACAACGACTTGGCCGAAATGACCACTGGCGCCTCTCAAGGCGTCCGAGTTTCGAACCACTCGTACGGAACCAACGTGGGCTGGATTTTCGGTGCACGCGGCGATGGCAAGTGGGTTTGGTTCGGCGATCCTGCGATCAGCACAACCACCGAATCGAGCCTCGGCTACTACAACAACGAAGCACGTGCCTGGGACGACATGTTGTACAACAGCCCCAACTTCATGGCTTGCGCTTCGGCAGGTAACTCCCGAAACGAAGGTCCTGATACTCAGCCAATCGATCACTGGGTGTTCGAGAACGGAGCATGGGCGAGCAGCCAAGTCGTTCGAGACCTCGACGGCGTTGGTCCTGGCTACGATAGCTTGAACCTTGAAAAGTCGGCGAAGAACCTCGTCGTTGTGGGTGCTACTCGCAAAAATCCGGCAGGCTACACTGGCCCATCCAGCGTCGTGATGTCGAGCTTTAGCTGCTGGGGTCCAACCGACGACGGCCGAATTAAGCCAGACGTCGTTGCACCAGGTGTGAACATCGTTGTTGCAGAACCAGGCGGAGGATATTCGGCTGGCGACGGAACTTCGTTCTCGTCCCCTGCAGTCTGCGGTGCCACCGCGCAACTTCTTGGACACTTTGCCACCACGTTGAACCGCACACCTCGCGGCGCAACGATGCGCGGCCTGCTGATTCACACTGCTGATGAAGCTGGTGCAAATCCCGGTCCAGACTACGCATTTGGATGGGGACAGATCAATGTCGCCACTGCTGCTGACGTCATTTCGAAGGCTGCCTTCAATCCGAACGTGATTGCAGAGCGCCGATTGAACTCGGGCGGTACGATCAATATCCCAATTCAGATTGGTGCAGGATCGGCCCTCAAGGTGACGATCTGCTGGACTGATCCAGCCGGAAACGTTGTTGCAGAAACTCTGAACGACCGAACTCCTAAGCTGGTGAACGACCTTGATCTTCGCGTGATCAACACCGACACCAACACCACTTATCTCCCATGGAAGCTTGACCCGAACAACCCGGCGAACGCTGCTACCCGTGGCGATAACATCGTGGACAACGTTGAGCAAGTTCTGGTCAACAACCCAACTTCGGGCAACTATAACATTCGCGTTTCTCACAAGGGAACTGGTCTTCGACCTTCGGGTTCGCAAGATGTGACGGTCATTATCTCCGCGCCAATCGCTGGCGATCTGGAGCGAGTGACTGTTGATCCAGGTTCGGTGATCGGTGGCGTCGAACAAGCAATCGGAACCGTTTACATGTTCACCTCGCGATCCACTCCGACGACCGTTACGTTGTTCACCAACAACACGGCTGCTGTGAGCGTCCCGCGAACCGTCGTGATTCCTGCGAATCAGACTCAAGCCTCCTTCACAATCGGCACTCGATCGGTACAAAATGCCGTGACAGCCTCGATCGTGGCAGGCAACAACTCTGGTTCGGTCAGCTCTGAACTCACAGTGACTCCGGTCAATATGTCCGGCGCGCTGGTGCTCAGCACAAATGAAATCATCGGTGGGCTTGGGCTTACTGGAACCGTGAATCTCTCGTCTCCTGCACCTGCTGGCGGCGCGACGATCTACCTTTCCAGTTCGCGACCAACTATCGCAAAGCCAACTCGAAACTGGGTTCTGATCCCAGCTGGTCAGACCTCTATCACGTTCAACATCACGACAAAATCGTTGGTTGAACCGGTAGACCTCGACATCACTGCACGACGCGGATCGGTTTCGACATCGGCCCCGCTTCGAGTGGTTCGCGCCAACCTGATGAGCGTGACTACCTCGGCCGCCGTGATCACTGGTGGAACCTCCTTGACCGGAACGGTCACTCTGGACGGACCTGCTCCATCGGGTGGTGCGACTGTTCTGCTGTCGAGCAGCAACACCGCAGTGGCACGAGTGGCAGCTCGAGTGGTGATTCCTTCGGGACGAACCTCTGCCAACTTCACGATTAGCACGACTCGACCAGGTGTTGCCACACCTGCGACGATCTCGGCGACTCGGTTTGGCGTAACCCAAACCCGAACGATCACGGTTAATCCGTAA